In one Shewanella loihica PV-4 genomic region, the following are encoded:
- a CDS encoding linear amide C-N hydrolase, with amino-acid sequence MKKVLLSTTIAALFATTMGAAINAEACSRLVTETQYGTMLMRTADWVSTAPFDGHMSVFPVGTERTMRGQVAEYQQAMTKWQTKYHTLSIEEHGAFGGLSGQTSNEKGLSVMALSQHDSEPYLSQHKDNGAPAVNTADVVSFITERYATTAEVKAALDNGEFQIAWASAPNGMEHAAPLHYSVVDADGNIMLIQLVKGGEQKIYLGDAESDLRVKTNDPLQEKHREYMQQFDLKDPSVATKMPWSIGGLERNSRLLAMSTHMDLEGLSYTETVARQKGTFDAAALVPFGVQDPKTGEDYPSFFSMQYNLDNGDIWFRSLMSGKEIKFNLEDTKQFKTPMHADIMAQVDKGAQTITWSKM; translated from the coding sequence ATGAAAAAAGTACTACTAAGCACCACTATCGCAGCCCTATTTGCCACTACTATGGGCGCCGCCATAAACGCCGAAGCCTGTTCTCGTCTGGTGACAGAGACCCAATACGGTACTATGTTAATGCGTACCGCAGACTGGGTGAGCACAGCCCCCTTCGACGGTCACATGTCTGTCTTCCCTGTCGGCACCGAGCGCACCATGCGTGGTCAGGTTGCCGAGTACCAGCAGGCCATGACTAAGTGGCAGACTAAGTACCACACCCTCTCTATCGAAGAGCATGGCGCCTTTGGCGGCCTGTCGGGTCAGACTTCTAACGAGAAGGGACTCAGCGTGATGGCGCTATCTCAGCATGACAGCGAGCCTTATCTGAGCCAGCACAAAGATAATGGCGCGCCAGCGGTCAACACCGCCGACGTGGTGAGCTTTATCACCGAGCGTTATGCCACCACCGCCGAGGTGAAAGCGGCCCTGGATAATGGTGAGTTCCAAATCGCCTGGGCCTCTGCGCCAAATGGTATGGAGCACGCTGCGCCGCTGCACTACTCTGTGGTCGATGCCGACGGTAACATCATGCTTATCCAACTGGTGAAGGGCGGTGAGCAGAAGATCTATCTGGGTGATGCCGAATCGGATCTGCGCGTCAAGACTAACGACCCGCTGCAGGAGAAGCACAGAGAGTATATGCAGCAGTTCGACCTTAAGGATCCTAGCGTTGCCACTAAAATGCCTTGGAGCATCGGCGGCCTGGAGCGTAACTCTCGCCTGCTGGCCATGTCGACTCACATGGACTTAGAAGGGCTGAGCTACACAGAGACAGTTGCTCGTCAGAAGGGCACCTTCGATGCGGCGGCGCTGGTGCCATTCGGTGTGCAGGACCCTAAGACGGGCGAAGACTACCCAAGCTTCTTCAGCATGCAGTACAACCTGGATAACGGTGATATCTGGTTCCGCAGCCTGATGAGTGGCAAGGAGATCAAGTTTAACCTGGAAGACACCAAGCAGTTCAAGACGCCAATGCATGCCGATATCATGGCTCAGGTGGATAAAGGCGCTCAGACCATCACTTGGTCTAAGATGTAA
- a CDS encoding thiol:disulfide interchange protein DsbA/DsbL, whose protein sequence is MIKHIALALTLAVAPLTSFAAQFVEGQHFMTVSDKAPSASPKLTEFYSFYCHNCFNMETQFLGDIKANLDKRVSFDSKHVDFMNSDIGTEVMRSLGVIQELGIEDKMVHAMFSAIQGEQGGHGHSHDHDHSAHEKPAINTRDDIKKVFADQGIDISKYDEIADGKTVSGKLDLWRAQQREFRIQSVPTFIVNDKYAVNLSQIRTLGELIDLINYLAVEHK, encoded by the coding sequence ATGATTAAACATATCGCACTCGCCCTGACCCTAGCCGTGGCGCCGCTCACCAGTTTTGCCGCCCAGTTTGTCGAGGGACAACACTTCATGACGGTGTCTGACAAGGCCCCCAGTGCCAGCCCCAAGCTGACTGAGTTCTACTCCTTCTACTGCCACAACTGCTTCAACATGGAGACTCAGTTCCTGGGAGACATCAAGGCCAACCTGGACAAGCGAGTGAGCTTCGACAGCAAGCATGTAGATTTCATGAACTCAGACATAGGTACAGAGGTGATGCGCTCACTTGGGGTGATCCAGGAGCTGGGCATCGAAGACAAGATGGTCCACGCCATGTTTAGCGCCATTCAGGGCGAGCAAGGCGGCCACGGACACAGCCATGATCACGACCATAGTGCCCATGAGAAACCTGCTATTAATACCCGCGACGACATCAAGAAGGTGTTCGCCGATCAGGGGATCGACATCAGCAAGTATGACGAGATCGCCGATGGTAAGACGGTCAGTGGCAAGCTCGACCTGTGGCGCGCCCAGCAGCGTGAGTTCCGCATTCAGAGTGTGCCCACCTTTATCGTTAACGATAAATATGCGGTCAACCTAAGCCAGATCCGCACCCTGGGTGAGCTGATCGATCTGATCAACTACCTGGCCGTCGAGCACAAATAG
- a CDS encoding LysR family transcriptional regulator, whose amino-acid sequence MIITTERLQYIVSVAQHGSFSGAAKELGVSVAAVNKAIQHLEFDLELTLFERHGGKKPQLTQEGKRLYVKALEILPKLIAMERQAQMMSEGIESQLSICLHPYTCYPKYTQLIGELAARYPDLEINIVEAETLDWQNLQCDIIIAPNRLANLRGVNIQTISRIKWLLVSAPQHPLAQLRSAPELEDFDHHHQLMPPAGNIILPHYLEVMRYSSKLVTVERFYQLRELLLAGCGFAMYPQALAQPLIEEGKLKDLNFDYGKQGNHWPIDLIWQEGLGQAGNWFIEQLIDEE is encoded by the coding sequence ATGATCATCACCACAGAGAGATTGCAATACATTGTTTCCGTAGCCCAGCATGGCAGCTTTTCCGGCGCCGCCAAGGAGCTGGGGGTCAGCGTCGCTGCGGTCAACAAGGCGATACAACATCTGGAGTTTGATCTGGAACTGACCCTGTTCGAGCGCCATGGAGGTAAGAAACCACAGCTCACCCAGGAGGGCAAACGCCTCTATGTGAAGGCGCTGGAGATACTGCCCAAGCTTATCGCCATGGAGCGCCAGGCACAGATGATGAGTGAAGGAATAGAGAGCCAGCTCTCCATCTGCCTGCATCCCTATACCTGTTACCCCAAATACACCCAGCTCATCGGCGAGCTAGCGGCGCGCTACCCAGATCTGGAAATCAACATAGTCGAGGCGGAGACCCTGGACTGGCAGAATCTTCAGTGCGATATCATCATCGCACCCAATCGCCTGGCAAACCTCAGGGGGGTCAACATACAAACCATCAGCCGTATTAAATGGCTGCTGGTGAGCGCGCCCCAACATCCGCTGGCGCAACTGAGGAGTGCCCCCGAGCTGGAAGATTTCGATCACCATCACCAATTGATGCCGCCTGCGGGCAACATCATACTGCCCCATTACCTCGAGGTGATGCGCTACTCCAGCAAGCTGGTGACCGTAGAGCGTTTCTATCAGCTGCGGGAGCTACTGTTGGCGGGCTGTGGTTTTGCCATGTATCCACAGGCGCTCGCCCAGCCGCTCATTGAGGAGGGCAAGCTTAAGGATCTGAACTTCGATTATGGTAAGCAGGGCAATCACTGGCCCATAGATCTCATCTGGCAGGAGGGACTGGGCCAGGCGGGCAACTGGTTTATCGAGCAGTTGATCGATGAGGAGTGA
- a CDS encoding oxygen-insensitive NAD(P)H-dependent nitroreductase NfsB, producing MQQLSFYTNKRYTTKAFDPSRKIADDKIEEIKQLLRMSPSSTNSQPWHFVLASTEEGKAQIAEATSDFAFNTAKILNASHVLVLCTKTNMDEAHLLKVLEQEDADGRFADEAAKQGQHNGRSFFANMHRIELKDSQHWMEKQVYLALGNLLLGASLLDIDATPIEGFNATKLNQVLELPAKGYAASVVVALGYHSEDDFNAKLPKSRLPIETLFTEI from the coding sequence ATGCAACAACTCAGTTTCTACACCAATAAGCGCTACACCACTAAGGCATTCGACCCAAGCCGAAAGATCGCCGACGACAAGATCGAGGAGATCAAGCAGCTGCTTCGCATGAGCCCATCGTCGACCAACTCACAGCCTTGGCACTTCGTGCTCGCCTCGACCGAAGAAGGTAAGGCGCAGATTGCCGAGGCCACCAGCGACTTCGCCTTCAACACCGCCAAGATCCTCAACGCCTCCCACGTGCTGGTGCTCTGCACTAAGACAAACATGGATGAGGCCCACCTATTAAAGGTACTCGAGCAGGAAGATGCGGATGGCCGTTTCGCCGACGAAGCCGCCAAACAGGGCCAGCACAATGGTCGTTCCTTCTTCGCCAACATGCACAGAATCGAGCTGAAAGACAGCCAGCACTGGATGGAGAAGCAGGTCTACTTGGCGCTGGGTAACCTGCTGCTGGGCGCCAGCCTGCTGGACATCGACGCTACACCAATCGAAGGCTTCAACGCCACTAAGCTCAACCAGGTGTTGGAGCTGCCGGCCAAAGGCTACGCCGCCTCTGTGGTGGTGGCCCTGGGTTATCACAGCGAGGATGACTTTAATGCCAAGCTGCCTAAGTCGCGCCTGCCTATCGAGACGCTCTTCACCGAGATCTAA
- a CDS encoding DUF4328 domain-containing protein, with product MSGNIFKFKDARLLTQWVRYLLYAQVFVALLAISSNYMEYQLLMDYQSGAYSSEEQAIADGDENDRRQLGVAGLYFVVFIVSGIMILKWIYRANFNARQLGATDMNFTPGWSIGYFFIPIFCIWKPYQAMNEIWQASHDPENWSLSGFNSSISLWWLLWIVSNALGQVVYRLTDRAEELQDFINLNMLAQVSEVSTILLAFATLSVINTIYRAQTEALARGEQQAYQGAQQVVVG from the coding sequence ATGTCAGGGAATATCTTTAAATTTAAAGACGCAAGACTTTTAACTCAATGGGTGCGTTATCTGCTTTATGCCCAAGTCTTTGTTGCATTGCTCGCGATTAGCTCCAATTACATGGAATATCAGTTGCTGATGGATTATCAGTCTGGGGCTTATTCTTCAGAGGAGCAGGCGATTGCCGATGGTGACGAAAATGATCGACGTCAGCTGGGGGTGGCAGGTCTTTATTTTGTTGTCTTTATCGTTTCGGGGATCATGATTCTCAAGTGGATATACAGGGCGAACTTCAACGCGCGTCAGCTGGGGGCTACTGATATGAATTTTACTCCTGGCTGGTCCATCGGTTACTTCTTCATTCCCATCTTCTGCATCTGGAAACCCTATCAGGCGATGAATGAGATCTGGCAGGCTAGCCATGATCCCGAGAACTGGAGTTTGAGCGGCTTCAACTCCAGCATCAGCCTGTGGTGGCTACTATGGATCGTCAGTAATGCCCTGGGTCAGGTGGTATATCGATTAACCGATAGGGCAGAGGAGTTACAAGATTTCATTAATCTCAACATGCTAGCTCAAGTATCAGAGGTTTCCACTATCTTATTGGCCTTCGCTACCCTAAGTGTGATTAACACTATTTATAGGGCACAGACCGAGGCGTTGGCGCGGGGGGAGCAGCAGGCCTATCAGGGGGCGCAGCAGGTGGTTGTCGGCTAA
- a CDS encoding HlyD family secretion protein has translation MSFYIIGLILVVWLYSLWADRVTPMTSDARVHAYLVRVASEVAGNITEVSVRDNQIVEAGEPLFQIDPRNYRLAMQSAQANLSLAGQNIGASTAAVEVAQAKVVDAIAARNNAKEQAARVSELAGQGVLSQAELDNAIEARDRTQANLEAAEASLVQARQALGPAGQDNPQILAAMANLEKAQLDLQKTQVKAPSKGVVTNLQLTLGQRANVGSPMLTFIDPRGVWISALVRENSLEHIKVGNKVEIVLDALPGRVLEGKVDSIGWGTGGSNNIDQNTGFLTADSNGIKAQRYPVNIVFTGTKPPGNIRYGSQATVAFYTEQSSIGEFLAGIWMQIVSIWTYVS, from the coding sequence ATGAGTTTTTACATCATAGGCTTAATCTTAGTCGTCTGGCTTTATAGCCTGTGGGCCGACAGGGTAACGCCCATGACGAGCGATGCCAGGGTGCATGCCTATCTGGTAAGGGTGGCCTCAGAGGTCGCCGGTAACATCACAGAGGTGAGCGTCAGAGATAACCAGATCGTCGAGGCCGGCGAGCCCCTGTTTCAGATCGATCCGCGCAACTATCGTCTCGCCATGCAATCGGCTCAGGCCAATCTATCGTTGGCGGGGCAGAATATCGGTGCCAGCACGGCGGCGGTAGAGGTGGCCCAGGCCAAGGTGGTAGATGCCATCGCCGCGCGTAACAACGCTAAGGAGCAGGCCGCGCGCGTCAGCGAGCTGGCCGGACAGGGGGTACTCAGCCAGGCAGAGCTGGACAATGCCATCGAGGCCAGAGACAGAACCCAGGCGAATCTCGAAGCGGCCGAGGCCTCGTTAGTGCAGGCCAGACAGGCCCTGGGCCCGGCAGGTCAGGACAATCCGCAGATCCTCGCGGCCATGGCAAACCTGGAGAAGGCTCAGCTGGATCTGCAAAAGACTCAGGTCAAGGCCCCTTCTAAGGGCGTAGTCACCAACCTTCAGCTCACCCTGGGACAGCGCGCCAACGTCGGCTCGCCCATGTTGACCTTTATCGATCCAAGGGGCGTGTGGATCTCGGCCCTGGTCAGAGAGAACTCGCTGGAACATATCAAGGTGGGCAACAAGGTGGAGATAGTCCTCGACGCCCTGCCGGGACGAGTGCTAGAAGGCAAGGTCGACAGCATAGGCTGGGGTACGGGCGGCAGTAACAATATCGACCAGAATACAGGGTTTCTCACTGCAGACAGCAATGGCATCAAGGCCCAGCGCTACCCGGTCAACATAGTCTTCACCGGCACCAAGCCGCCAGGAAATATTCGCTACGGCTCTCAGGCCACAGTGGCCTTCTACACAGAGCAGAGCAGCATAGGCGAGTTCCTAGCCGGCATCTGGATGCAGATAGTGAGTATCTGGACCTATGTTTCATAG
- a CDS encoding ribosome alternative rescue factor ArfA: protein MSKQSRRNGHAPHESGRGVIKDNALQAIVTSELFKMRVEKPKKGKGSYKRQQQKGHMLKGNAPFDFLSPCV, encoded by the coding sequence ATGAGCAAGCAATCGCGCCGCAACGGGCACGCTCCCCACGAGAGCGGCCGTGGCGTCATCAAGGACAACGCCTTACAGGCGATAGTCACCAGCGAACTGTTTAAGATGCGCGTCGAGAAACCCAAGAAAGGCAAAGGGTCATACAAACGCCAACAACAAAAGGGGCATATGCTGAAGGGCAATGCCCCTTTTGACTTTTTAAGCCCCTGCGTTTGA
- a CDS encoding DMT family transporter encodes MSSPTQADAAQLPRLVPVSFLAVVLIWSTTPLGIVWSSETVHPTMAVLSRMVIALIIGSLIILFSSIRLPWHRTAFKLYAYSAIGIVGGMLLSYFAARYLASGTMSLLFGLSPLVSGLLAQRLLNEPKFSPMRIMALILAFCGLGVVCSAKLALGSDTWIGLVLILFAVFLFSLSGVLIKTVDLAIHPIASTVGALLFSTPLFALAWLIFDASLPVDTWSTRSIAAIFYLGIFGSLIGFIGYFYILQHLNASTVALVTLITPVFAMALGAMVNHEQISQTLMIGAGLVLAGLGLFQWGDTLLARRRARVSSQL; translated from the coding sequence ATGTCTTCCCCTACTCAAGCCGACGCAGCTCAACTGCCGCGTCTGGTGCCTGTTTCGTTTCTGGCCGTGGTGCTCATCTGGTCCACCACCCCCTTGGGGATCGTCTGGAGCAGCGAGACGGTACATCCCACCATGGCGGTACTCTCGCGCATGGTGATCGCCCTAATCATTGGCAGCCTGATCATCCTCTTTAGCAGCATACGCCTGCCCTGGCATCGCACCGCCTTCAAGCTCTACGCCTATTCGGCCATAGGCATAGTGGGCGGCATGTTGCTGAGCTATTTTGCCGCCCGTTATCTGGCCTCGGGCACCATGTCGTTGCTATTCGGCCTCTCCCCGCTGGTATCAGGCCTGTTAGCACAGCGATTACTAAACGAACCTAAATTCAGCCCCATGCGGATCATGGCGCTCATTCTGGCATTTTGCGGCCTGGGCGTGGTCTGTTCGGCTAAGCTCGCCCTGGGCAGCGATACCTGGATAGGCCTGGTGTTGATCCTCTTTGCCGTGTTTCTCTTCAGCCTCAGCGGCGTGCTGATCAAGACGGTGGATCTGGCGATTCACCCCATCGCCAGCACGGTCGGCGCCCTGCTGTTTTCGACCCCACTGTTTGCCCTGGCCTGGTTGATATTCGATGCCAGCCTGCCGGTGGATACTTGGTCGACGCGCTCCATCGCCGCCATCTTCTACCTGGGGATCTTCGGATCGCTGATAGGCTTCATCGGCTACTTCTATATTCTGCAGCACCTCAACGCCAGCACGGTCGCCCTGGTCACACTGATCACCCCGGTATTTGCCATGGCCCTAGGCGCAATGGTGAATCATGAGCAGATCTCCCAGACCCTGATGATAGGTGCCGGCCTGGTGCTGGCGGGGCTCGGCCTGTTTCAGTGGGGCGATACCCTGCTGGCCCGACGAAGAGCCAGGGTCTCCTCACAGCTCTAA
- a CDS encoding endonuclease/exonuclease/phosphatase family protein → MTQTSAAASQIRIASFNLYNFIAPPDAYYDFNNIYTQAQWQQKCDWIRRYLASHDPCVIGFQEVFSIEALQALLAEAGYPYFVTVDRPEVSDDFIYRHPVLALASKYPILSYEPCDIDQTVASVMGIAPGFQYSRLPLRATIALPHLGPCDCYLVHFKSKRAQFDPELAVTPDSGSEPAASQSDSLTIEKSEALFAIEAAAKWASSLIRGSEASLLRVAIARRRIDTRYPVILMGDFNDSLAGGVLSALVSEDSRLLGVLGEEAFQDYRLQDAYLLHERSEYSPTSVARAPTHYHLNRGEVIDYILLSNEFDPHNHQCLAQVSQYHTYDSHLINPQYDRDSHSTDHAPVMVSLKIRE, encoded by the coding sequence GTGACCCAAACGTCAGCAGCGGCGAGCCAGATACGGATCGCCAGTTTCAATCTGTACAACTTCATCGCGCCGCCCGACGCCTATTACGATTTTAATAACATCTACACTCAGGCCCAGTGGCAGCAGAAATGTGACTGGATAAGGCGCTATCTGGCGAGCCATGACCCCTGCGTCATCGGCTTTCAGGAGGTGTTTTCGATAGAAGCATTGCAAGCCCTGCTGGCCGAGGCGGGTTATCCCTATTTTGTTACCGTCGACAGACCCGAGGTCAGCGACGACTTCATCTATCGCCACCCAGTGCTGGCCTTGGCCAGCAAGTACCCCATCCTTAGTTATGAGCCATGCGACATAGATCAGACGGTCGCCAGCGTCATGGGGATCGCCCCCGGCTTTCAATACAGCCGCCTGCCCTTGAGGGCGACCATAGCGCTGCCGCATCTTGGCCCCTGCGACTGTTATCTGGTGCATTTTAAGTCCAAGCGGGCTCAGTTTGACCCCGAGTTAGCGGTGACGCCAGACTCGGGGAGTGAGCCGGCGGCGTCCCAGAGCGATAGCCTGACCATTGAGAAGAGTGAAGCCCTGTTTGCCATCGAGGCGGCGGCCAAGTGGGCTTCTTCGCTGATACGCGGCAGTGAGGCGAGCCTGCTGCGAGTCGCCATCGCCAGGCGCCGTATCGATACCCGCTATCCAGTGATCCTGATGGGCGATTTTAACGATAGCCTGGCCGGTGGCGTGCTGTCGGCCCTGGTGAGTGAGGATAGTCGCCTGCTTGGGGTCTTGGGTGAGGAGGCGTTTCAGGACTATCGTCTGCAGGATGCCTACCTGCTTCATGAGCGCTCCGAGTACAGCCCTACCTCGGTGGCGCGGGCCCCGACCCACTATCACCTTAATCGCGGCGAGGTGATCGACTATATCCTGCTCTCCAACGAATTCGATCCCCATAATCATCAGTGTCTGGCACAGGTGAGTCAGTATCACACCTATGATAGCCACCTGATCAATCCGCAATATGATCGCGACAGCCACAGCACAGATCACGCCCCCGTGATGGTCAGCCTCAAGATCAGGGAATAG
- a CDS encoding DNA-J related domain-containing protein, with product MLLAKSTPTAARLQDASSSSQCFAIKGDNPLIWPLLTLLQRSNRSWKVHHLAAALQEKGLMRALDTDPQKALFKQNFLLMNALFELQAMLLPGSYLQVRAMEIQIFRIPPSNLDSQLSQDDALRSYYQDWQHYDTCPDIIQEMLESFWQRYEDYIGTSHNALPKRQALEVFELPQDASDREIRKQWRKLALQWHPDRDGGDATQFKRVCEAWQTLRESR from the coding sequence ATGCTTCTTGCCAAATCGACCCCGACAGCCGCCAGGCTGCAAGACGCCTCATCGTCCAGCCAATGCTTCGCCATCAAAGGCGATAACCCGCTCATCTGGCCGCTCCTCACCCTGCTGCAGCGCAGCAACCGTAGCTGGAAGGTGCATCACCTGGCCGCCGCCCTACAAGAGAAAGGCCTGATGCGCGCGCTGGACACAGACCCACAGAAGGCCCTGTTTAAGCAGAACTTCCTGCTGATGAACGCCCTGTTCGAGTTACAGGCCATGCTACTGCCCGGCAGCTACCTGCAGGTCAGGGCGATGGAGATACAGATCTTTCGCATCCCTCCCAGCAATTTAGATAGCCAGCTGAGTCAGGATGACGCCCTAAGAAGCTACTATCAGGACTGGCAGCACTACGACACCTGCCCGGATATCATTCAGGAGATGCTGGAATCCTTCTGGCAGCGCTATGAGGACTATATCGGCACCAGCCACAACGCCCTGCCCAAGCGTCAGGCGCTTGAGGTGTTCGAGCTGCCCCAAGACGCCAGCGACAGAGAGATACGCAAGCAGTGGCGAAAATTGGCCCTGCAATGGCACCCCGACCGTGACGGCGGCGACGCCACTCAATTTAAGCGGGTCTGCGAGGCCTGGCAGACACTGAGAGAATCCCGCTAG
- a CDS encoding AI-2E family transporter, whose amino-acid sequence MDNEAKAQQRKEFIGNMTESAIRIGLLAILVIWTYDIVRPFIVPALWGAIIAVALMPLTHRLERMLKGRRGLAATLIALVGIALLVTPFVVVSGSIFEGVSNTLKVLQSGEIHLPEPTQRVAEIPIIGERLFEVWHNIASNLEKAILHFLPEIKAGFSALAGVIGSSLATLVMFIISLLIAAGFMANSEQCAAAMSKVAVRAVGPNAHAWTSLTAATIRSVLLGVVGVAFIQAMLIGSALFVFGLPAAGLLTLVALFLGIAQLPALIIVLPLIGYAYSSMEGTSATIFSVWIFLGGISDNILKPMLMGRGVDVPMPVILIGAIGGMLFAGIIGLFLGAVVLAIWYELFIAWLNGGEPEAVLAQAEAPESQRDVEAAE is encoded by the coding sequence ATGGACAATGAAGCCAAGGCGCAGCAGCGCAAAGAGTTTATCGGTAATATGACGGAGTCGGCGATTCGCATCGGCCTACTCGCCATCTTAGTGATCTGGACCTACGACATAGTGCGGCCCTTTATCGTGCCCGCCCTGTGGGGGGCCATCATCGCCGTCGCCCTGATGCCTTTGACCCACAGGCTGGAGCGTATGTTAAAGGGTCGTCGTGGCCTGGCCGCGACCCTTATTGCCCTGGTGGGGATAGCCCTATTGGTGACCCCTTTCGTGGTGGTCTCTGGCTCCATCTTCGAGGGGGTCTCCAACACCCTTAAGGTGCTGCAGAGCGGCGAGATCCACCTGCCAGAGCCGACCCAGCGGGTGGCAGAAATTCCCATCATAGGCGAGCGCCTGTTTGAGGTGTGGCATAACATCGCCAGCAACCTGGAGAAGGCGATATTGCACTTCCTGCCAGAGATCAAGGCGGGCTTCTCGGCGCTGGCCGGAGTGATAGGCAGCAGCCTGGCAACCCTGGTGATGTTTATCATCTCGCTACTGATCGCCGCCGGCTTCATGGCGAACTCAGAGCAGTGCGCAGCTGCCATGAGTAAAGTGGCGGTGCGGGCTGTCGGCCCCAATGCCCACGCCTGGACCAGTCTGACCGCCGCCACCATACGCAGTGTGCTCCTCGGGGTGGTCGGTGTCGCCTTCATCCAGGCCATGCTTATCGGCTCGGCCCTGTTTGTCTTCGGCCTGCCCGCCGCCGGACTGCTCACCCTGGTGGCCCTGTTCCTGGGGATCGCCCAACTGCCGGCGCTGATCATAGTGCTGCCCCTGATTGGCTATGCCTACTCCTCCATGGAGGGTACCTCGGCAACCATCTTCAGCGTGTGGATTTTCCTCGGCGGCATCTCGGACAATATCCTCAAGCCTATGTTGATGGGCCGGGGCGTGGATGTGCCCATGCCAGTGATACTGATAGGTGCCATCGGCGGCATGCTGTTTGCCGGGATCATCGGCCTCTTCCTGGGCGCCGTGGTGCTGGCCATCTGGTATGAACTCTTCATCGCCTGGCTAAATGGCGGTGAGCCCGAGGCGGTGTTGGCTCAGGCGGAAGCGCCTGAGTCACAGCGCGATGTCGAGGCGGCGGAGTAG
- a CDS encoding DUF2955 domain-containing protein, whose translation MFHSPANPIIRLVFGPLALLFYLWSQAAPLAILAPMFMVIFLTLMPSRPPLSLMLKLLLIVLFVSLGLVFIGGLLLDSPSGYLLFCWSLLFWSFYRSHNDGKDLLATLMLIVVIIMTIMSKQMQAPIEVLPWLLMKSAVLALILTYLSFLLFPGDEQDILPDETQADGSSAHMGTILFKTTAMTIVLAALIGIGSSQSMLIAITIGSMIKLADPKEHKSFKQNRLITTAIGILFTFPVMLTFAFGLPTWVVLGMAIFCGLQLAGFAIRRATPLAIYQLLFTNFVVLVYQIITHIGSDALYAQLVRLISISIAIIIGGLLLSMLHHETGSTDETELTDETGADDEKRSEEAPSNAPAKEPKAAAQAGN comes from the coding sequence ATGTTTCATAGCCCAGCCAACCCTATCATACGCCTGGTATTCGGCCCGCTAGCGCTGCTGTTTTACCTCTGGTCCCAGGCGGCGCCGCTAGCCATATTGGCGCCCATGTTCATGGTGATCTTTCTCACCCTGATGCCCTCGCGTCCGCCCCTGAGCCTGATGCTCAAGCTGCTGCTGATCGTCCTATTTGTCAGCCTGGGGCTGGTGTTTATCGGCGGACTCTTGCTCGACTCTCCCAGCGGTTACCTGTTGTTCTGCTGGTCGCTGCTGTTTTGGAGTTTCTATCGCAGCCACAACGATGGCAAAGATCTGCTCGCGACCCTGATGTTGATCGTGGTGATCATCATGACCATCATGAGTAAGCAGATGCAGGCGCCCATCGAGGTGCTGCCCTGGTTGTTGATGAAATCTGCGGTGCTGGCACTGATCCTCACCTATCTGAGTTTCCTGCTGTTTCCCGGCGACGAGCAAGATATACTGCCCGATGAGACCCAGGCCGATGGCAGCAGCGCCCATATGGGCACCATCTTATTTAAGACCACCGCCATGACCATAGTGTTGGCGGCGCTGATCGGCATCGGCAGCTCCCAGAGCATGCTGATTGCTATCACCATAGGCAGCATGATCAAGCTGGCGGATCCCAAGGAGCATAAGAGCTTCAAGCAGAATCGTCTGATCACCACGGCCATAGGTATCCTCTTCACCTTTCCCGTGATGTTAACCTTCGCCTTCGGTCTGCCGACCTGGGTGGTGTTGGGAATGGCCATCTTCTGCGGCCTGCAACTGGCGGGCTTTGCCATCAGGCGAGCCACTCCCCTGGCCATCTATCAGCTGCTGTTTACCAACTTTGTGGTGCTTGTGTATCAGATCATCACTCACATAGGATCCGATGCCCTCTATGCCCAGCTGGTGCGTCTTATCTCTATCAGTATCGCCATCATTATTGGTGGCCTGCTGCTCAGCATGCTGCACCATGAGACGGGGTCAACTGATGAAACGGAATTGACTGATGAGACGGGCGCGGATGATGAGAAGCGCTCAGAGGAGGCGCCTAGCAATGCCCCCGCAAAGGAACCTAAGGCGGCCGCCCAAGCTGGCAACTAG